From Brassica oleracea var. oleracea cultivar TO1000 chromosome C3, BOL, whole genome shotgun sequence, a single genomic window includes:
- the LOC106334523 gene encoding reticuline oxidase-like protein — translation MKMKIFSGPTFLITVHLIYLITIPRVYSSLPLPLYAPELFLECLDAQPADPGSRNSRAAVIPTDSSFSTNLMRAVRNLRFASASTRKPEAIVAAVTETHIRATISCCKHLNLELKVRSGGHDYEGFSYTSPVPFVILDMYNFDKVDINLKDETAWIQSGASLGELYYNIAKTSKVHAFPAGVCPKVGAGGHFSGGGFGNLLRKYGLSIDHIIDAQIMDADGKVYRDRRSMGEDVFWAIRGGGGGSYGVILAWKLKLVRVPENVTVFKLERTVEEGVIDLVHKWQQVAPVIDKDLFIRLEIKPVYRRTTSKCKTKTINVSFIGMFLGSPERLLNIMNKRFPELYLREPDCMVKKWIDSVVFWAEYPENAPLEILLEKISVNESYWKRTSDFVQTPISKRGIAKIFQTMIYHSPLPRRVWMQWNPWGGRMAEIASDETPFPHRAGNVFMIEHFMNWYAPGNELEEAFLAISRSFKMAMTPFVSKNPREAFLNYRDVDIGITTPGYNATFEKAKVYGEKYFQGNYLRLFQVKARFDPTNFFRSQQGIPVLE, via the coding sequence ATGAAAATGAAGATCTTTTCAGGGCCAACGTTTCTTATCACTGTCCATCTTATCTATCTCATCACAATCCCACGAGTCTACTCATCATTACCGTTGCCATTGTATGCGCCGGAGCTTTTCCTCGAATGTCTCGACGCTCAGCCGGCCGACCCCGGCAGTCGTAACTCAAGAGCCGCCGTGATTCCCACAGACTCATCTTTCTCAACAAACCTGATGAGGGCCGTGAGAAACCTCCGGTTCGCTTCTGCCTCCACAAGGAAACCGGAAGCCATCGTCGCCGCCGTTACCGAAACCCACATCAGAGCAACAATCTCCTGCTGCAAACACCTGAACCTCGAGCTCAAAGTCCGCAGCGGCGGCCACGACTACGAAGGCTTCTCCTACACCTCTCCGGTGCCGTTCGTGATCCTAGACATGTACAACTTCGACAAAGTCGACATCAACCTTAAGGACGAGACCGCGTGGATCCAATCCGGAGCCTCTCTCGGCGAGCTTTACTACAACATCGCGAAAACAAGCAAAGTCCACGCTTTCCCCGCCGGAGTGTGTCCTAAAGTCGGCGCCGGAGGACATTTCAGCGGCGGAGGGTTCGGGAATCTCTTGAGGAAATACGGTTTATCGATTGACCACATCATCGACGCGCAAATCATGGACGCGGACGGGAAGGTCTACCGCGACAGACGTTCTATGGGAGAAGACGTGTTTTGGGCGATTCGCGGCGGAGGCGGTGGGAGCTACGGCGTGATTCTTGCGTGGAAGCTTAAGCTCGTTAGGGTTCCGGAGAACGTCACCGTTTTTAAACTGGAGAGAACGGTGGAAGAAGGTGTCATTGACTTGGTCCACAAATGGCAGCAAGTGGCTCCGGTTATCGACAAAGATTTGTTTATCCGATTAGAGATTAAACCGGTTTACCGGAGGACTACATCAAAATGCAAGACCAAGACGATTAACGTTTCCTTCATTGGAATGTTTCTCGGTTCGCCGGAGAGACTTTTAAACATAATGAACAAACGTTTCCCGGAGCTATACTTGAGGGAACCTGACTGCATGGTTAAAAAATGGATCGACTCGGTGGTTTTCTGGGCTGAGTACCCAGAAAACGCACCATTAGAGATTCTTCTCGAAAAAATATCAGTGAACGAATCCTACTGGAAACGAACTTCAGACTTCGTTCAAACTCCTATCTCAAAACGAGGTATTGCCAAGATTTTCCAGACGATGATTTATCACTCGCCGCTTCCACGGCGAGTATGGATGCAGTGGAACCCTTGGGGAGGCAGGATGGCTGAGATAGCATCTGATGAGACGCCGTTTCCGCATAGAGCTGGTAACGTTTTCATGATTGAGCATTTCATGAATTGGTATGCACCTGGTAATGAGCTAGAGGAGGCGTTCTTGGCCATCTCAAGAAGCTTTAAAATGGCGATGACTCCGTTTGTTTCGAAGAATCCGAGAGAGGCTTTCTTGAACTACAGAGACGTCGATATCGGAATTACGACGCCTGGGTATAACGCAACGTTCGAAAAAGCTAAGGTTTATGGGGAGAAGTATTTTCAAGGGAATTACTTGAGATTGTTTCAGGTTAAAGCCAGGTTCGACCCGACTAACTTTTTCCGGTCTCAGCAGGGGATTCCGGTTCTTGAATAG
- the LOC106334518 gene encoding reticuline oxidase-like protein, whose amino-acid sequence MKMKIFSRPTFLITLHLIYLITIPRVYSSLPLPLYAPELFLECLDAQPADPGSRNSRAAVIPTDSSFSTNLMRAVRNLRFASASTRKPEAIVAAVTETHIRATISCCKHLNLELKVRSGGHDYEGFSYTSPVPFVILDMYNFDKVDINLKDETAWIQSGASLGELYYNIAKTSKVHAFPAGVCPKVGAGGHFSGGGFGNLLRKYGLSIDHIIDAQIMDADGKVYRDRRSMGEDVFWAIRGGGGGSYGVILAWKLKLVRVPENVTVFKLERTVEEGVIDLVHKWQQVAPVIDKDLFIRLEIKPVYRRTTSKCKTKTINVSFIGMFLGSPERLLNIMNKRFPELYLREPDCMVKKWIDSVVFWAEYPENAPLEILLEKISVNESYWKRTSDFVQTPISKRGIAKIFQTMIYHSPLPRRVWMQWNPWGGRMAEIASDETPFPHRAGNVFMIEHFMNWYAPGNELEEAFLAISRSFKMAMTPFVSKNPREAFLNYRDVDIGITTPGYNATFEKAKVYGEKYFQGNYLRLFQVKARFDPTNFFRSQQGIPVLE is encoded by the coding sequence ATGAAAATGAAGATCTTTTCACGACCAACGTTTCTTATCACACTCCATCTTATCTATCTCATCACAATCCCACGAGTCTACTCATCATTACCGTTGCCATTGTATGCGCCGGAGCTTTTCCTCGAATGTCTCGACGCTCAGCCGGCCGACCCCGGCAGTCGTAACTCAAGAGCCGCCGTGATTCCCACAGACTCATCTTTCTCAACAAACCTGATGAGGGCCGTGAGAAACCTCCGGTTCGCTTCTGCCTCCACAAGGAAACCGGAAGCCATCGTCGCCGCCGTTACCGAAACCCACATCAGAGCAACAATCTCCTGCTGCAAACACCTGAACCTCGAGCTCAAAGTCCGCAGCGGCGGCCACGACTACGAAGGCTTCTCCTACACCTCTCCGGTGCCGTTCGTGATCCTAGACATGTACAACTTCGACAAAGTCGACATCAACCTTAAGGACGAGACCGCGTGGATCCAATCCGGAGCCTCTCTCGGCGAGCTTTACTACAACATCGCGAAAACAAGCAAAGTCCACGCTTTCCCCGCCGGAGTGTGTCCTAAAGTCGGCGCCGGAGGACATTTCAGCGGCGGAGGGTTCGGGAATCTCTTGAGGAAATACGGTTTATCGATTGACCACATCATCGACGCGCAAATCATGGACGCGGACGGGAAGGTCTACCGCGACAGACGTTCTATGGGAGAAGACGTGTTTTGGGCGATTCGCGGCGGAGGCGGTGGGAGCTACGGCGTGATTCTTGCGTGGAAGCTTAAGCTCGTTAGGGTTCCGGAGAACGTCACCGTTTTTAAACTGGAGAGAACGGTGGAAGAAGGTGTCATTGACTTGGTCCACAAATGGCAGCAAGTGGCTCCGGTTATCGACAAAGATTTGTTTATCCGATTAGAGATTAAACCGGTTTACCGGAGGACTACATCAAAATGCAAGACCAAGACGATTAACGTTTCCTTCATTGGAATGTTTCTCGGTTCGCCGGAGAGACTTTTAAACATAATGAACAAACGTTTCCCGGAGCTATACTTGAGGGAACCTGACTGCATGGTTAAAAAATGGATCGACTCGGTGGTTTTCTGGGCTGAGTACCCAGAAAACGCACCATTAGAGATTCTTCTCGAAAAAATATCAGTGAACGAATCCTACTGGAAACGAACTTCAGACTTCGTTCAAACTCCTATCTCAAAACGAGGTATTGCCAAGATTTTCCAGACGATGATTTATCACTCGCCGCTTCCACGGCGAGTATGGATGCAGTGGAACCCTTGGGGAGGCAGGATGGCTGAGATAGCATCTGATGAGACGCCGTTTCCGCATAGAGCTGGTAACGTTTTCATGATTGAGCATTTCATGAATTGGTATGCACCTGGTAATGAGCTAGAGGAGGCGTTCTTGGCCATCTCAAGAAGCTTTAAAATGGCGATGACTCCGTTTGTTTCGAAGAATCCGAGAGAGGCTTTCTTGAACTACAGAGACGTCGATATCGGAATTACGACGCCTGGGTATAACGCTACGTTCGAAAAAGCTAAGGTTTATGGGGAGAAGTATTTTCAAGGGAATTACTTGAGATTGTTTCAGGTTAAAGCCAGGTTCGACCCGACTAACTTTTTCCGGTCTCAGCAGGGGATTCCGGTTCTTGAATAG